A region from the Rhodamnia argentea isolate NSW1041297 chromosome 7, ASM2092103v1, whole genome shotgun sequence genome encodes:
- the LOC115752033 gene encoding uncharacterized protein LOC115752033 — translation MAEDGEVVFEEEGMTWLPSHVPDETCQAKTYLRNQQNQQRHGPPARAQAVEPEPLRRKTKRPAKSHFGPKSLCSNWVSGGPGMQAIFLDSGRRSEGTGVFLPQTPRANPQPSREKPACAPVLLPSRVVQALNLNVQSLGLRISRRPDTKEKPNNVEPNLVKNQDGKDATQRRIVMQSQSSSSSCSSDLLLPKEWTY, via the exons ATGGCTGAAGATGGCGAAGTCGTGTTCGAAGAAGAAGGAATGACTTGGCTTCCATCCCATGTCCCAGACGAAACCTGCCAAGCCAAG ACATATTTGAGGAATCAACAGAACCAGCAACGACACGGTCCTCCTGCCCGAGCACAGGCTGTTGAGCCGGAGCCTCTTCGACGG AAAACGAAGCGTCCCGCGAAGTCTCATTTTGGGCCCAAATCTCTGTGTTCAAATTGGGTTTCTGGAGGACCCGGGATGCAAGCAATTTTCCTGGATTCGGGTCGGAGGTCCGAGGGCACCGGCGTTTTCCTTCCACAAACACCAAGGGCGAATCCCCAGCCCAGCCGCGAGAAGCCGG CTTGTGCACCGGTCCTCCTGCCTTCTCGGGTCGTTCAAGCGCTCAACCTCAATGTGCAATCCCTTGGCTTGCGCATTTCCCGAAGACCAG ATACCAAAGAAAAACCCAACAACGTGGAACCAAACCTGGTGAAGAATCAAGATGGAAAGGATGCAACGCAACGTCGTATTGTAATGCAGAGCCAAAGCTCatcctcctcctgctcctcaGATTTACTTCTTCCCAAAGAATGGACCTACTGA